TCGGGCGAGAGCATCATGCGCCGTGCCGTGAACCTGCTGCGCGACGCGTACGGCGACGAGGTCTACGTGACGGCGGTCGTCGGCTTCAAGCTCGACCTGGTCATCGAGGCGATGTCGGACATCTCGTTCGTCTACAACGAGGTCTACGACTCCACGAACACCTCCAAGAGCCTGCACAAGGCCCTGACGCTGTCCCAGCCCGGCGGAGTCCTCTGGCTCAACGGTGACGTGGTCTTCGACCCGCGCGTCCTCGGCCTGATCCACGACAAGATCGAGGCCGGCAAGTCCTTCGTCTGCGTGAACACCGCCTCGGTCGCCGAGGAGGAGGTCAAGTACACCCTCGACGAGGACGGCTACATCGCCGAGCTCTCCAAGACCGTCGTCGGCGGACTCGGCGAGGCGGTCGGGATCAACTACATCTCCGCCGACGAGAAGGCCGCCTTCATCGCGCGTCTGGCCGAGGTGGACGACCAGGACTACTTCGAGCGCGGGCTGGAGCTGGCGATCGCCAACGACGGCATCAAGCTGGAGGCCGTCGACATCTCGCAGTGGGAGATCGTCGAGGTCGACTTCGAGGACGACCTGACCCGCGCCAACTCGTTCGTAGAAGGCTGAGCGTCGACGGCTGATGGACTCGCCCCTCCGGGTGACCTGTGTCATGGTCGCAGAGGGTCGCCCGCCTCACTACTGACGGGTAATATCGATCGGGGCCCGAGCGCGAACGCCGGCCCACCGTGACCGGAAGGACATCATCACCATGGCTCGACTGGCCCAGACCGAGGGACTCAACGACATTCAGGAGGAGATCCTCAAGGCTGTCCGCGCGTTCACGAACGAGAAGATCATCCCGGTCGCCCAGGAGCTCGAGCACGCGGACGAGTACCCGACCGAGATCATCGAGGGACTCAAGGAGCTCGGTGTCTTCGGCCTGATGATCCCCGAGGAGTACGGCGGACTGGGCGAGTCCCTGCTGACCTACGCGCTCTGCGTCGAGGAGATCGCGCGTGGATGGATGAGCGTCTCCGGCGTCATCAACACGCACTTCATCGTGGCGTACATGGTGATGCAGCACGGCACCGAGGAGCAGAAGCAGAAGTACCTGCCGCAGATGGCCACCGGCGAGATGCGCGGCGCGTTCTCGATGTCCGAGCCGGGGCTCGGCTCCGACGTCGCTGCGGTCTCCACGAAGGCCGTCAAGCAGGACGACGGCAGCTACGAGATCACGGGCTCGAAGATGTGGCTGACCAACGGCGCCCAGTCGCGCCTGGTGGCGACGCTCTGCAAGACCGACGAGGGCGCCGACTCGGTCTACAAGAACATGACCACCTTCCTCATCGAGAAGGAAGCCGGCTTCGGCGAGACCGCTCCCGGTCTGACCATCCCCGGCAAGATCGACAAGATGGGTTACAAGGGCGTCGAGACCACCGAGATGATCCTGGAGAAGCACGTCGTCCGTGCCGACCAGGTCCTCGGTGGCGAGACCGGCAAGGGCTTCTACCAGATGATGGACGGCGTCGAGGTCGGCCGCGTCAACGTCGCCGCCCGCGCCTGCGGTCTGGCGATCCGTGGCTTCGAGCTCGGCGTCGCCTACAGCCAGCAGCGCGAGACGATGGGCAAGCCGATCGCGAAGCACCAGGCGATCCTGTTCCGCATCGCCGAGATGGCCACCAAGGTCGAGGTCGCCCACACCATGATGGTGAAGGCGGCTCGCCTCAAGGACACCGGACAGCGGATGGACGTCGAGGCCGGCATGGCCAAGATGATCGCGTCGGAGTACGCGCACGAGGTCGTCGAGGACTCCTTCCGGATCCACGGTGGCTACGGCTACTCCAAGGAGTACGAGATCGAGCGCCTCTACCGCGAGGTCGCCTTCATGCTCATCGGCGAGGGCACCACCGACATCCAGAAGATGATCATCGGCAACGCGATGCTGAAGGACTACCAGCTCAAGGGCTGACGCCGAGAGGTCACAGATGTCTCGCTGACAAGCGCTGAGAGGGCGCTGATGTCTCACCGCGGTGAGACATCAGCGCCCTCTCGACGTTGTCGGGCGGGACATGTCAGCCCGGTCGGCGCATTACCTGCTCGACGCTGTTGCCCGGCGGTGGCAGGCTGGGGCCATGGCAGACAACGGAGTCAACGAGGACCTCAAGGCGAAGATGCGCGAGGCGCTGGACAAGAAGAAGTCCAAGGAGCGCGGCGGTTCGACGGGCGGCGGTGACACCGAGAAGGTGCACGGCTCCGAGGTCGTCGGCGGCGCCCCCAAGATGCACCGGCGCAAGGCGGGTGGCGGAGGCTCCTGAGGTGCTCGTCGTCACGATGAACGAGATCCCCGGGTGGGAGATCCAGCAGGTCTGCGGCGAGGTCTTCGGCCTCACGGTCCGGTCCCGCAACGCGTTCTCCCAGATCGGAGCCGGCTTCAAGTCGCTGGCCGGTGGCGAGCTCAAGGGCATGACGCTGAACCTGGTCAACAGTCGCAACGAGGTGATGGGCCGGATGCTCGAGGAGGCGCGCGCCCGCGGTGGCAACGCCGTCGTCGCGATGCGTTTCGACACCTCCGAGATGGGCGGCAACTGGACCGAGATCTGCGCCTACGGCACGGCAGTCGTCGCGATCCCGGTCACCGACGCCGCCAAGGAGATGGCGCACAAGCTCGGGTACGGCGCCCCGCCGCCGGAAGCCCCGCCGATGGCCTGAGCGTCAGACGGCCGGTACCACCGGACGGGCGAAGGCCCGCGCCAGCGGGAGGATCCCGAGGATCAGCACCATCGGGACGGCGAACCCGTAGCGCAGGTCGTTGTTGCCGACCGCGCCCGTCAGCACGGAGCCGAGCAGCGCGCCGAGGTAGTTGAACTGGTTGAAGCGCGCGATGACGGCGTCCACACGCGCCTGTCGGATGACCGGATCCTCCTCGGCGGCGCCGGCGATCCGCGCCGCGGCCGAGAAGCTCAACGGTGCGATCACTCCGACCCCGGAGCCGAGGACGAGGAAGCCCAGGACGGCGATCTGCCAGGCAGGCGCGAACACCACGATTGCCAGCGCCCCAGAGGCGATCAGGCCACCGACGCGCAGGATCACGACCTCGCCGTAGCGGGCCACCAGCGCGTCGCCGGCCAGTCGCATCCCGCCGCTGGAGAGCAGGTACGGGACCACGGCGAGGGCGAACAGGCCTGAGGGGGTGTCGTCGAAGATGTGCTCGAGGTAGAGCGGGCCCCAGGTGAACGCTGCCGTGTCGACCATGTAGAAAAGCACCATTCCGTGGCCGACCAGGACGATCGGTCGCCACGGCACCGAGACAGCTGGAGCAGCCGCCGTGGGGTCGCCGACGCGACGGAGGAACGGTCGTGTCAGAGCCAGCAGCGGTACGACGGCCAGCGCCGCCCCGACGCCCAGGTCCGCGTGCGAGGTGGCCAGCGTGACACCGGCGCCGAGCAGCCCGCCGATCGTCCAGGCGCCGTGGAACGAGGGCAAGATCGGTCTGCCGTAGCGGTGCTCGAGCGCCACCGCTTGCATGTTGGTGGTCGCGTCGACCATGCCGAGTGCGACGCCGTACACGGCCATCGCGATCCCGAAGAAGACGTACTCCGGTGCCAGCGCCATCAGCGGGACCGCGAAGACGATCAGCGCCAGGCCGACGCGGAGCAGGGAGGCTGAGTCGCGGGTCTTCGCCATCGTCTCGGCGACCACGGAGCCGGCGCCGGCGAGCAGCACCATCATCAGCAGGAGCAGGGTGAGCCTGTCGTCGGACAGGTTCCACGTGTCGGTGAAGTCCGGGAGCCGGGTGGTCAGGTTGATGAAGACCATGCCCTGGGTCGCGAACGCGCCGGCGACAGCGAGTCGGGAGCGGTGCAAGCCAGGGTCGGCTGCGGTCTCCGCCGCTGGACTTGTCATCAGCCCATGATCACAGAAGGCTGGCGCCATGAACGCTCACGACCCGGCCGAGCTCTGGATCGTCCGGCACGGCGAGACCGAGTGGAGCGCCGCCGGTCGGCACACGTCGCGCACCGAGCTGCCGCTGACGGCTGTGGGGGAGGAGACGGCCCGCGGTCTGGCTGGTCGTCTCGCCGAGACGTCGTTCGACCTGGTCCTGGCCAGTCCTCGCGAGCGGGCCCGCCGTACGGCGGAGCTCGCAGGGTTCCCCGACGTCGAGGTCGATCCCGACCTGGCCGAGTGGGACTACGGCGACTACGAGGGCATCACCACGACCGAGATCCGGGCAACGGTCCCCGGGTGGACCGTCTGGTCGCACCCGTGTCCCGGCGGTGAGGACGCGGCGGCCGTGGGCGCCCGACTCGACCGGGTGGTCGCGCGAGCGCGGAAGCACGGCGGGCGGACTCTCGTCTTCGGGCACGGTCACGCCTCCCGGGCGCTGGCTGCCCGGTGGCTCGGGGAGCCGGTGGCCCAGGGACGGCTGTTCCGGTTGGACACCGCCACCGTGTCGGTCCTCGGGTACGAGCGGGAGACACCCGTGGTCCTGCGCTGGAACGCCTGAGCTGCACCCCGTCGTCCAGCCTGCAGCCCGGTCGTCGAGCGTGCAGTCCGGTCGTCGAGCGTGCAGTCCGGTCGTCGAGCTTGCCGAGACGTGGTGAGCCG
The DNA window shown above is from Marmoricola sp. OAE513 and carries:
- a CDS encoding acyl-CoA dehydrogenase family protein — encoded protein: MARLAQTEGLNDIQEEILKAVRAFTNEKIIPVAQELEHADEYPTEIIEGLKELGVFGLMIPEEYGGLGESLLTYALCVEEIARGWMSVSGVINTHFIVAYMVMQHGTEEQKQKYLPQMATGEMRGAFSMSEPGLGSDVAAVSTKAVKQDDGSYEITGSKMWLTNGAQSRLVATLCKTDEGADSVYKNMTTFLIEKEAGFGETAPGLTIPGKIDKMGYKGVETTEMILEKHVVRADQVLGGETGKGFYQMMDGVEVGRVNVAARACGLAIRGFELGVAYSQQRETMGKPIAKHQAILFRIAEMATKVEVAHTMMVKAARLKDTGQRMDVEAGMAKMIASEYAHEVVEDSFRIHGGYGYSKEYEIERLYREVAFMLIGEGTTDIQKMIIGNAMLKDYQLKG
- a CDS encoding histidine phosphatase family protein, coding for MNAHDPAELWIVRHGETEWSAAGRHTSRTELPLTAVGEETARGLAGRLAETSFDLVLASPRERARRTAELAGFPDVEVDPDLAEWDYGDYEGITTTEIRATVPGWTVWSHPCPGGEDAAAVGARLDRVVARARKHGGRTLVFGHGHASRALAARWLGEPVAQGRLFRLDTATVSVLGYERETPVVLRWNA
- a CDS encoding heavy metal-binding domain-containing protein; this translates as MLVVTMNEIPGWEIQQVCGEVFGLTVRSRNAFSQIGAGFKSLAGGELKGMTLNLVNSRNEVMGRMLEEARARGGNAVVAMRFDTSEMGGNWTEICAYGTAVVAIPVTDAAKEMAHKLGYGAPPPEAPPMA
- a CDS encoding MFS transporter, with translation MTSPAAETAADPGLHRSRLAVAGAFATQGMVFINLTTRLPDFTDTWNLSDDRLTLLLLMMVLLAGAGSVVAETMAKTRDSASLLRVGLALIVFAVPLMALAPEYVFFGIAMAVYGVALGMVDATTNMQAVALEHRYGRPILPSFHGAWTIGGLLGAGVTLATSHADLGVGAALAVVPLLALTRPFLRRVGDPTAAAPAVSVPWRPIVLVGHGMVLFYMVDTAAFTWGPLYLEHIFDDTPSGLFALAVVPYLLSSGGMRLAGDALVARYGEVVILRVGGLIASGALAIVVFAPAWQIAVLGFLVLGSGVGVIAPLSFSAAARIAGAAEEDPVIRQARVDAVIARFNQFNYLGALLGSVLTGAVGNNDLRYGFAVPMVLILGILPLARAFARPVVPAV
- a CDS encoding DUF5302 family protein, translated to MADNGVNEDLKAKMREALDKKKSKERGGSTGGGDTEKVHGSEVVGGAPKMHRRKAGGGGS
- a CDS encoding NTP transferase domain-containing protein; translation: MAIQVVILAAGLGTRLGKPHPKPLTPLSSGESIMRRAVNLLRDAYGDEVYVTAVVGFKLDLVIEAMSDISFVYNEVYDSTNTSKSLHKALTLSQPGGVLWLNGDVVFDPRVLGLIHDKIEAGKSFVCVNTASVAEEEVKYTLDEDGYIAELSKTVVGGLGEAVGINYISADEKAAFIARLAEVDDQDYFERGLELAIANDGIKLEAVDISQWEIVEVDFEDDLTRANSFVEG